DNA sequence from the Paraburkholderia azotifigens genome:
GGTGGGGAGCAAATCATGGTTTGCCTCACATACAGGTCAAAGCACATCGTTGCTCAAATCATCGTGGTATTGAGCGCTCTGTGCAGTTGCGAAGCCGGTGCAGAGGACGCATTAGTCGTGAAAATCGGGTTCGCGGCTCCGTTGACTGGCCCGTCGGCGGGCGATGGTAAAGAAATGGAGAATGCCGCGCAGCTAGCAATCGAAGATGCGAATAGCCGTCACCCGACGGTAGCCGGCCGGGTAGTCTCCTTCCAGTTGGTCGCGCTCGATGACCAGGCCGACCCGCGAGTCGCAAGCCAGGTTGCTCAGCGGTTCGCGGACATCTCCGTTGCAGGCGTAGTGGGGCATTTCAACTCTGGCTGCAGCATCGCGGCCTCAACCGTCTACGATACCGTTCCCGTCGCGGAGGTGAGTCCGAGTTCTACAAGCGCGGTCTACACCCTTCGTGGCAAAAAGACATCGTTCAGGATCGTGGGACAAGATGCCGTCGCTGGTGCAGAACTTGGACGGTATATCGTCGAAGACCTTCAGGCAAAGCGCGTGGCGATTATCGACGACAGGACCGACTTCGGTGCAGGTCTTGCAGACCGGGTTAGCGATTCTATTCTCCAGCGCCACGGCAAAATCGTCGCCCGTGAGTACGTCACAGACAAGACAGTCGATTTCAGCGCTGTTCTGACGCGGATACGGGCAGCGAATGCCGACGTGGTTGTATTTGGTGGGTTTGATGCTCAGGCGGCACAGATTAGCAGGCGCATGCGCAGTTTGGGCATACGCGCGACGCTTGCTGGAGAAGGATTTAACAACAACACTTTCATAAGTCTCGCACATGGAGACGGCGATGGCACCATAACAATCCAGCCTGGCTTGCCGATTGAAAAGATGCCAGGGAAGGACTTTGCGTCACGCTACGAGACCCGGTTCAAAGCGAAACTGGAGGGCTTCCAGGGTCCGTACGCTTATGACGCCACATCCGTAATCGCCCATGCCGTGCTGGCTGCTCAGGCCACGACGCCGGGCGACGTACTGCCGGCCGTAAGGCAAACTCGTATGGACGGATTGACGGGGCCGATTGAATTCGACGTAAAGGGCGACCTTGCAGTCTCGCCTTATACCGTGTACCGCTTGAACGGCGACCATTGGGTCGACGTAAAGGTGCTTACGGCGTCTGGTAAATAGCCGACGATCAGTCGATAGGCGGAGCGTTTCATCTCTTTGCAAGCTGCATAGATTTTTTGCAGCTCAGGGTAGCTTGCTCGCAAAGTCGAGAGAGCGGGCCAACGATTGTAGATAGCAGGAAGAGTGCGCGACCGGGCCGGTATTTCAGGTCGCGTGGGGAGCTTCACATGCTGATGCGCGATATCGATTCGACAGTGGGAACGCCACGACACGTTCGAGGCGAGGGTTGGGATAGCAAGCGATTGGTGGTTGCCGCCGACGACGTCGGGTTCTCCCTCCACGACACGACTGTCAAAGAGGGCACCCATATGGAGCTGCAATATCAGCACCATGTCGAAGCTAACTATTGTTTCGGCGGCGAAGGTGAAGTTGTCGACGTCGCGAGTGGCGAAAAATTCGAACTTCGCCCCGGACGAGTGTACGTGCTTGACAGGCATGACCGACATATCGTTCGAGCGACAAAGGGAGACCTCCGACTCGTTTGCGTGTTCACTCCCGCGCTTGCGGGTGGCGAAAAACACACGCCGGACGGTGGATATGCGCCAATAGCAAAGGCCTCCGGCTCTGCTACCACTGACTGAACTGGTAACAATCGCCATACGCTCCCTGGATTAAAGGGGTTCCCGCCGTGAAATCCAAAATGCAACTCGACCATGTCGTCATCGCCGTACGGGACCTTGATGACGCCAGTCGCACGTATCGGAAACTGGGTTTCAACGTGGTGGCCGGAGGAGTCCATGGGCATGCACCAACACGAAACGCGTTGATAGTGTTCAGCGACGGGTCGTTTATGGAGCTCATAGAGTGGACTGCACGCTCGCCGGGAGATGCGTGGCAACGAACACTTGAAGCACACGGTGAAGGACTGGTGGATTTCGCATTGACTACACAAGACCTTAACGATGTGTTTGCCCGCGCGCGAAGTAACGGGATTGAGATGGGTGGCCCCATCGCGGGCTCAAGAACAACTCCAGAAGGCGTCGTTCTGCAATGGCAGACAGGACGGCCAGCGTCAAGGGAACTGCCGTTTGTGTGTCTTGATATAACTGCACGAGCCGAACGGGTACCAACTGGCGATGTGCGAATTCATCCGAACGGCGTGACTGGTGTAATTGCAGTCGTAGTTGCGGTCGTCGACGCTTATACGTCACTTGACCGGTATCTGGGTGCATTCGATATTCATGAAGGAAGCCGCTTCGATTTGACTGAAATGGGCGTCCGTGTGGGTATTGCCGACCTGGCGAGCTGGCAGCTCGTTTTGATTAGCAATACTGCGAGTGCGCCGACAGGTTTAGCCGCTAGCGTGCATAGACGTGCTGCGCGGCGGGGCGTAGGGCCATGTGCATTGGTTCTGCGCTCCCCAGGTACTCAAGAAGCGAGAACAATCAAACCGGCCGATGCTTGTGGAGTACCTCTTCGCTTGTGTGCGGGTAGAGAGCCGCCGAACAGTTACCTTGATTCCTTGTTGCAGGCATAGACGTTTGCAATTGAAAGTGAAGCGAGGTCAATGAAATAAGGCGTACTAATTGAATACGAAAGGTCATTATCATGTATGCAGATTTGTTCGCATGTCAGCCGGGGGCAAGAAATTCCGGGCGATTATTGGATTCACTTGAAGAGGAGTCGAGTTGGAGGAATTGGACAAAAGTCCCGTGCACCGGACATCAGATTGCAATAGCAATATGGCGGGACGCTGCTGAGCACGAACGACAGTTTCGCGCCCCCATACTGGAGGCGCACTACCTTATCGAGGTGCTGCTGCGAAACACTGTGGTCGACTGCTATCGTAACGGTCGGCGAATTACGAAAGGAACGGGTGGATTCGGCGGCACCCAAATTTCAGCACCGGGCGAAGAGATTCGCTGCAGTTTTCGAAGGCCCGTGGAGGCGGTACATATTTTCGTGCCATGCGAGATACTCGTTGCGACGTACGAGGAACTACAGCAGTGTAGTTGTCCGCCAGGATATCAGCTGTCGGACCCAGCATTCGCACCTGATACCGTAATGGGCAAGCTCGGCTGCACACTGCTCGAAGCCACGACGTTAAATAGTCCGTTTTCGCGGCTATATTGCAAAAGCCTTGGTATGGCAATTCTCGCGAGGGCGATGGACTTTCGCGACGAGTCTGCTGACGAAAGTTTGCGTCAGGGGCTGGCCCCCTGGAGACTTAAACGCACCCTGGGGTACATCGAGGACAACCTTGGTGAACCCATCAGTCTGGGCGACATGGCCACGCAGGCGGGGTTAAGTCGAATGCATTTTGCCGCTCAGTTCAAGCTCGCAACGGGGCTAAGCCCGCATGCGTATCTGACTGAGAAGCGAGTTAGTGCCGCAAAATCGTTGCTTGCGGAGGGCAGTCTGCCCATCGCGCAAATTGCCTTCGCCGTCGGCTTCTTGACACAAGCTCACTTTACGACGGTATTTCATAAGGCAACGGGTGTGACCCCAAAGCGATGGAGGGAGCAGGCGTCATTAGCGCAGTAGTCTTGTCGAACCGCCTCCGCCAGCGTCAACCACACCAGAGTGGGCGTTTGACCAGCATATGGGACGCAGCGCAAAAACGTTCTATACCTGGATGGAAGCGTTTTAGAGAATCGGCGGATAGACGGATCGATTGTGTTCCGTCGCGTTCGCCGCGCTCGAGAGTTCATGTGCCGAACTCAGCCGTGCACCGAAGCCGTGCACTAATCTCGCCTTCTGTTCGTTGGGCGCTCCGTTGGTAAATATCTTGGTTGATACAATTGACGACGCTACCGATTTGGGGGCATTTGTTAGATGAATAGAGCGGTTATGGTGTCGCAGCGACCTGAAGATTGATGAACATGGCGGCAACTAATAACCAAAATCCGAGGGAATTCGCGCACTTTAAGCGGGTGTGCGGAGCCTGGACGATTGAAGCCCTACAAGCCAGGTTCGAAGAACATAGATTTGCTGCCCACACGCACGACACATGGTCGATTGGCGCGGTTATCTCGGGCGCGAAGGATATCTCTGCAAAAAGGGGCGGCGGCCAGGTCTTCCAGGAGAATCAGGTCTACTGCTTGCCGCCCGATAGCCCGCATGCTGGTAGGGTGGTCGGCAAAGCGTGTGAGTACGTGATGCTGTACGTTCCTGACGGAGCATGGAGGGAGCAGTGCGAGTCGTTGGGCGTCGACCTGCGGCAGTTTCAGCATCGATTGCCTGCCGATACACGGCAGGCGCGGCGCGCACAGGCGTTTGTAGACAGAATTTTCCGGTCGCCTGAAGCAATAGGTGCGTGGGCCGGAGAGTGGTCGCTCTTTTGCGAGTCGCTATTGGACAAGTACCGCAGCGCGCCGCGACTTACCGAATCGGCATCCTCGATGCGTGCAGACCCGGCTCTTGCGCGCGCATACGAGTATTTGCACGAATTCTGGAACCGCAACGTTTCTTTGAGCGACCTGTCGCGCGAATCTTCGATGACGACATCTGACGTGTGTCGAAGGTTTTCTGCAGCGTATGGCTTGTCCCCGCACCGGTATCAGCTTGTGCTTCGTGTAATGGAGGCGAAGGTGAGGCTGCTGATGGGTGCTGAGATATCAGAAGTCGCAAGCGAGACGGGCTTCGCTGACCAAAGCCACTTTGGCAGACATTTCAAATCGATATTGGGCGTGACGCCTGGCACTGTCGCCAAGGGCGGTAGAAGGCATCGATAGATTCAAAAGCAGGTGTCGGATGACGCTACGACATGCTGGCGTGCCGCTGTCGCTTGTAGACCTGTAGCAGTAAGGCGATGGAACGCTAACGGCCCGGGGACAACTTGTACTATTCCGTCATTGAAAGCTTGCCGCGCAAACCTACAATTTCAAATCGGCTATCAAACTCTGGTGTCGCGGATAGGTGGATTCGCGGTTCGCCGTCAGCCATGGACGGGAAACCAAGGTCACTGCAGGAGGCGTGATGCAAGCTCAGCAAGCGTACGGAGAGGGAATCGCAAGAATCTTTCGTCTCGAGAAGGCGCCCTCAATCGCGACGCATATCCGACCTGGTGCTTTTTTCGCGGCCACACATATGCTTTGTGGCGACGAAGGGCTAGGCAAGACAGAGCCCATTCCTGTACGACCGGCGTACATAGTCTGTGTTCTATTTCAGCCGTTAATTCACGAGCTCTGGCTCGGTGGAAGGCCAATTCCAGTCGGGCCTCTGCCACCCGCAACCATTTCAGTTGTCAACCTCGAGCAGGAGCCAACGGCCTTCTATCCGGGGAAGCTGGATTCCCTCCAACTCTACATCCCCCAGGAGAGTCTCGCGGCGATGGCCGAGGACGGGTACAGTCCGCCGGTCCGAGACCTCGTTATCCCGAACGGGACGCTTGACCCAATTGCATATCAGTTGTGCCTTCTGATGCAGCCAGCAATCAACCATCCGGAACAGGCGAGCTTGCTCTTTCTATCCGGCTTGATGGAAGCGTTGTATGGGCACTTGTCCAGGCATTATGGGAATCTCTCGCCCAGAACCGCCCCCTTCAAAGGTGGCCTCTCACCACGCGACCTGGCGCGGGCGAAGGAACTTATCGACTCCAACCTGTCCGGCGCGGTTAGCCTGGCTTTCCTCGGAAAGGAGTGTGGAATGTCTCCCAATCATTTTGCGAGGGCATTCAAGCAGTCCACCGGTGTGCCGCCGCATCGTTGGTTGCTCCTGCGCAGGGTTGAACTGGCGAAAGCATTGATTGAGGGCGGTGACATGACTGCGTCCGAGATTGCTTCGGCCACCGGCTTTGCGGACCAGAGCCACTTTATCAGGGTGTTGTCGCGAATAGTCGGCGTTACGCCAGCAGCGTGGAAGGGTACGCGGTCGTACATGTGGCCGCCGCAGCGTAAAGAGCAGTGATAAGAACGTTCAACCACGATAAGTTCGTTCTATATGAGGTCAGAACGGCGGGGTAAAAATACTACTCAAACAGCGGTCAATTGTTCGCATATGTTTGATGTGTGGCGGAACTGATAGCGAGGCTGGGCCTAAATGCCGAACCAGCATTGGCGTTACTCACAGGTTCCGTGGTCCTGTCAGAGCAAATCAGGAGGCGAGAAATGAGGCGGCTGTTTAAGGCGAATGGAGAAGCGATAGACCTGAAGGGGCCCTTTTCCCTCCGCGAAGTGCAAAGGATAGTTGGAACTGCATCGTTGCTCTTCATAGAATTGCTCGATGGAGAGCACATGATGGTTCTACGAGAGAGCGTAGGTGATATCGATTGTGCGGTAAATGAGATTGCGACAACCATTTGCAATGTCCCATCCATGTCAAGAGTGCAACGACCTATCCGCGGAGATGTGTTGATTGTTCCGGCCCACGACATTGCGCCGCACGTTGATGTAATCTGACCGGGTAAATCTCCGTTGACCTTGTCGGCTTGTGTTGTACACCTGCCGCTGCTGAACAGCTTTGAGGACAGCCACCACTGCCCGTGGAGTGACCAACGAGCATCGCGTCCTTGACATCGAGCATATCAAGCAGACCGGCGAGGTGGTCCGCGTACGTGTCCATATCGTTCCCATCCCATGTCTGGGTGGAGCGGTCATGGGCAACGACGCGATAGCCTTCTAATGAAACTTACTTTACTAGGCAGGGGGCGGCCTCGCTATCAGGCGAGTGCCTGTTCAAAGCTTCCGCGGTTCCCAGCGATATGCGTGCATTTGTGGGTTAAGGTCATTTCCGGCAAGATTGTTCGCGAAGTTGCATAGAGTCGCGAGGCTGACTCCCAGTACAACGTCGAGCGCGTTTTGATCATTGAAACCGGCTTGCTTGAACGCAGCAAGGGCGCTATCCGACACTGCACCACGAGACGCGATGACTTCTTGCGTCAGTTTCGCCACGGCGTTCAGTCGTTGGTCCTGGATAGTTTGACCATCGCGCGCAGCCTGAACGATGTCATCGGAAAGTTGCGCCTTCTTGAGTGCGACTGCAGTGTGGCCTGCTACACAAAATCCGCAACCGTGGACGGTTGCAGCGACGATTTGAACAACCTCGCGTTCTGCAAGAGATAGCGACCCGGACGCATTGATATCGCCGAGCGTGAAATAGGCGGATATGGCCGACGGCGAGTTTGCCAATGTCGCTACAAGGTTAGGCAGGAAGCCATTGTTCGCTACCGACCGCTCGATGAACGGACGGATTTCCGAGGGGGCTGTCTGGACAGAGTGAAGGTGCATGCGGCTCATGATGCGCTCCGGTAAGGATTTGCGCTATTGTCGGCTTGCCCATTCGCGGATGCACGTTCATCCGGCTCAAGTTCATGCTCAAACGGCTCAAAGCAACGTCGATGCGACTTATGCCGGCATATCGTCTTCACTGCGACCGGGAAGATATGGCGACATGCTGCTGAAGAAACTGACTCAGCATGTTATTGAACCGAACAGGGTCTTCAAGGTATGGCAAATGACCTACCCCGTCGAGCACGTCAACCCGCTCGACTGGAAGTCTCGAGATCAGGTCTTCTGAACAGTACGAAGGCACGAACCCATCGAGCGACCCGCGAATAATCTGGACCGGACAAGATACATTCATCAACTCGTCGTTCTGGTTCCAACTGACCATCTCCCGGAAAATTCGACGGATATGGAGCGGGTCGCTGTGCGCAACAGCACGCCTAAAGCCCCTCGCTATCACCGAATCTTCTTGTATGTGCATTTCGCGGAGTAACGTCTGTGCCCAGCGCTCCCCTTGGTCATGCTCGAGCAGCAGGTCATAGATGGCGACGCGCGCAGTCTGGTCCGGACCCGCGAGATTCACGAAGGTGTTGATTGCGGTCAGACAGGTTACCGCCTCAGGACGCGTGGCGGCCACGGTGAAGGCCACGCGGGCGCCGGTCGAAAGCCCGACAATCGAGTACCGGGGCAGTTGTAGTTCGTCCAGCAGGCCAATAACAATCTCGGGAAATCGTCGGAACGGGAGCTCACGCCCAGATGAGGCGCCGTGACCGGGGAGGTCGGGACAGATAACGCGATACGGGCGCTGGAACCAGCGGCGCTGGTAAGTCCAGTTCGTCGACCGCCCCCCCAGGCCGTGGATGAACACGAGAGGGTGGCCATCACCTTCATCGGAGAAGTAGATATCCGTATTGTCGATTGTCACATGCATGTGGGACCTCTCTTCTGTACGGAATGAAACTTCGTCGCGGGCGCCGATGTGTTCTTGAGTGCATGGTGAGCGAACAGAGTATCCGTTAAAGAGCGCGCCGCCAGGAGAGCAGCTTGTCCCGCTTTCGTTTGATGTCCGTTCTCGTTTCGAGAACAGTCATTTCTCGCTGGCGCAGATTCTCCTTTTTCGCCATGTCGATAGACTGGCTTCAATGAAACCTCAGACGTCGCCAGTGCTGGCCAGCCGTCCTGGAATCAATCGACTTTTCTATCGGATAATCTATGACCATCATCGTGCATCACCTGGAAAACTCACGTTCGCAGCGCGTGCTATGGCTTCTTGAGGAGTTAAAGCTGCCGTATCAGGTCGTTCGCTATCGCCGCGACCCGGTTACCGGCCTCGCTCCCACTTCTGTCGGCAACATACACCCTCTGGGGAAGTTGCCCGTTCTTCAGGACGGCCCTCTGACCCTCGCGGAGTCCGGGGTAATCTTCGAGCATCTGTTGGGGCAATCCGATGTGAAAATTGGACAGCCTGCCGAGCTAGACAACGGTCGTCGATATCAGCACTTCATGCACTATGCAGAAGGGTCTCTCATGCCTCCGCTCTTTGCGCTGCTTGTGTTGGGCCGGATGGGAGACATGGCAGGCCCGGCAGCGGCTGACCTGAGGCGGTCTTTTTCCGGCCACCTCGCCTGGATGGACTCGGAATTATCCACGCGCCCATGGTTTGCAGGCGAGACGTTCACCGCAGTCGACATCATGATGAGCTTTCCATTGGAGGCTGCCCGTCAGCGTGGCGGGCTCGACGAAAGGTACGCTAACCTCAATAAATTTCTACGTCGCATTCATTCCCGGCCCGCGTATCGCGCCGCGGTCGACGCGGGCGGTCCCTACGCGTTGGCCTGATTGCCAGATCGATTGGACGGGCGGTCAAGGTCCGGACAGGACTCGAGGAACACGGGTATGTCTGTCACGGGCGGCTTCGCGGGAATCTCGAAGAACATCTGGCATATCCATCCGCGATGGTAGGAGGCATGATTTACCACGTGCATCAGCATCGCGCCGCGCGACATCGCGAACTCCTGCCCGGATACGTATCTGAAGGGAATGACTTCGGCCAGGGATGACTCGGTTTGTTCCATTGCCCATCCTTCAAACCACTCGTTTTCCAACTGCTGCGCCCGGCGTAAGCTATCCAGTTCGGATTGCAGGATGACATCACGCCGGGTGAATCCGTGGGGTTCTCGCAGCAGATTTGCCTTCCATATCAGATCGACGAGATAGTTGTGGTTCAACGTCCCGATAATCGACTTGAACAGCGTCTGCCGGGTCTTGCTTACCTCGGCAACCGGCAATCGCGCGACGCTGCCATACAGAAGGCCGTCGGCCCATGATTTATACCGTGCGAACATACGCGCGGTTTGGGTATTTATCATCTGCAGGTCCTCGATTCAGTCGCTTGACGGCGATAGCCGAAGCCCGCCTCCCGCATCAGCATAGCGTCGCCGACGACGAATTGTTTCGATTCTGCACGATTCTTTTCACCGGGTATCGGTATTGGTTGTTACAGGTGACGCGGTGATGCCAGTGCTGCTGCAATGTGAAGTCGATGCATCACGATTGGACGTCGCTCTTGCACGATGAGGCCCGCATACCGTATGCGATTCACCCCGTAAACATCGGAAAATGGGGCGCAGTTCTAGCCGGACTTTGAGCGGATATCGCCCAACAACCGGATGCCCGCAATAGTTGACCGGGGGGCGGGAATCTCACTCTTTGAGTCGGGTGCAATACTCCTTTTCCTTGCCGGGAAGACGGGAGAATTTGTCCCGATGGACGCGACCGGTCGCGCTGACGTACTGCAGTGGTTGTTTTGGCAGGCTGCCAATCTCGGTCCGATACTCGGGCAGACCGTGTTCTTTCGTAACTACGCGGACGAGCACGTGCCGCGCGCAATCGACAGGTTCACACGGGAGTCTGGCCGTTTATATCGGGTTCTGGACACTCGCCTGGAGCGCCGCAAAGCTTTCCCAACTTGCGGGCAAGATACACAAGGATCGCGTTCGAGTCGGCAACAACTGTGTCTTCGTCAATCAACACCGGTACCTGCCCAAACGGATTGAGCTCCAGAAGTTGCCATGATTTGTTTGCTGCTGCTGCCAGGTCGACTTCAATGAGTTCGTTGAACCCCGATTAGCGAGAGAAAAAGCCCGGGCGCGATGCGAATGGCCAGACAGCGGATGGTGATATAGCTTCATGAAGACAGGTCCGTAGGAGGGTGGCGTCTGGAGGAATCCAGAATTCCGGGCGCAGTCTACGGGACGCTGAGCACGCGCAGAACACGTCGCGCTGGCAATAGAATCTTCGCGTTTCGAGAACCTTAACGCGAACTTTCGCGCCACCTCATCGGCTGTTAGCACACACTCGTCATAGCTTGACTCCGGACACTCGCACGGTGGATGCAATTCTCGCTGCGGGTCGATGGGCGACGCGATTGCCCGCGTTCGAATCGTTCGCTCGGCAAACTGGCAAGCGAATCGTTACGACGGAAACGTGGCGAGAATGAGGCCCGCAGATGTGCCACCACTTGGGCGACACTTCGAATCGCGTCGTGTTGAGTGTCCGCGGTGCCTTTGGACCATTATTGGCCGAAATAGA
Encoded proteins:
- a CDS encoding branched-chain amino acid ABC transporter substrate-binding protein, which translates into the protein MVCLTYRSKHIVAQIIVVLSALCSCEAGAEDALVVKIGFAAPLTGPSAGDGKEMENAAQLAIEDANSRHPTVAGRVVSFQLVALDDQADPRVASQVAQRFADISVAGVVGHFNSGCSIAASTVYDTVPVAEVSPSSTSAVYTLRGKKTSFRIVGQDAVAGAELGRYIVEDLQAKRVAIIDDRTDFGAGLADRVSDSILQRHGKIVAREYVTDKTVDFSAVLTRIRAANADVVVFGGFDAQAAQISRRMRSLGIRATLAGEGFNNNTFISLAHGDGDGTITIQPGLPIEKMPGKDFASRYETRFKAKLEGFQGPYAYDATSVIAHAVLAAQATTPGDVLPAVRQTRMDGLTGPIEFDVKGDLAVSPYTVYRLNGDHWVDVKVLTASGK
- a CDS encoding helix-turn-helix domain-containing protein, coding for MQAQQAYGEGIARIFRLEKAPSIATHIRPGAFFAATHMLCGDEGLGKTEPIPVRPAYIVCVLFQPLIHELWLGGRPIPVGPLPPATISVVNLEQEPTAFYPGKLDSLQLYIPQESLAAMAEDGYSPPVRDLVIPNGTLDPIAYQLCLLMQPAINHPEQASLLFLSGLMEALYGHLSRHYGNLSPRTAPFKGGLSPRDLARAKELIDSNLSGAVSLAFLGKECGMSPNHFARAFKQSTGVPPHRWLLLRRVELAKALIEGGDMTASEIASATGFADQSHFIRVLSRIVGVTPAAWKGTRSYMWPPQRKEQ
- a CDS encoding alpha/beta fold hydrolase gives rise to the protein MHVTIDNTDIYFSDEGDGHPLVFIHGLGGRSTNWTYQRRWFQRPYRVICPDLPGHGASSGRELPFRRFPEIVIGLLDELQLPRYSIVGLSTGARVAFTVAATRPEAVTCLTAINTFVNLAGPDQTARVAIYDLLLEHDQGERWAQTLLREMHIQEDSVIARGFRRAVAHSDPLHIRRIFREMVSWNQNDELMNVSCPVQIIRGSLDGFVPSYCSEDLISRLPVERVDVLDGVGHLPYLEDPVRFNNMLSQFLQQHVAISSRSQ
- a CDS encoding helix-turn-helix transcriptional regulator — its product is MNMAATNNQNPREFAHFKRVCGAWTIEALQARFEEHRFAAHTHDTWSIGAVISGAKDISAKRGGGQVFQENQVYCLPPDSPHAGRVVGKACEYVMLYVPDGAWREQCESLGVDLRQFQHRLPADTRQARRAQAFVDRIFRSPEAIGAWAGEWSLFCESLLDKYRSAPRLTESASSMRADPALARAYEYLHEFWNRNVSLSDLSRESSMTTSDVCRRFSAAYGLSPHRYQLVLRVMEAKVRLLMGAEISEVASETGFADQSHFGRHFKSILGVTPGTVAKGGRRHR
- a CDS encoding glutathione S-transferase family protein codes for the protein MTIIVHHLENSRSQRVLWLLEELKLPYQVVRYRRDPVTGLAPTSVGNIHPLGKLPVLQDGPLTLAESGVIFEHLLGQSDVKIGQPAELDNGRRYQHFMHYAEGSLMPPLFALLVLGRMGDMAGPAAADLRRSFSGHLAWMDSELSTRPWFAGETFTAVDIMMSFPLEAARQRGGLDERYANLNKFLRRIHSRPAYRAAVDAGGPYALA
- a CDS encoding ectoine synthase, encoding MLMRDIDSTVGTPRHVRGEGWDSKRLVVAADDVGFSLHDTTVKEGTHMELQYQHHVEANYCFGGEGEVVDVASGEKFELRPGRVYVLDRHDRHIVRATKGDLRLVCVFTPALAGGEKHTPDGGYAPIAKASGSATTD
- a CDS encoding helix-turn-helix domain-containing protein, with translation MGKLGCTLLEATTLNSPFSRLYCKSLGMAILARAMDFRDESADESLRQGLAPWRLKRTLGYIEDNLGEPISLGDMATQAGLSRMHFAAQFKLATGLSPHAYLTEKRVSAAKSLLAEGSLPIAQIAFAVGFLTQAHFTTVFHKATGVTPKRWREQASLAQ
- a CDS encoding VOC family protein: MKSKMQLDHVVIAVRDLDDASRTYRKLGFNVVAGGVHGHAPTRNALIVFSDGSFMELIEWTARSPGDAWQRTLEAHGEGLVDFALTTQDLNDVFARARSNGIEMGGPIAGSRTTPEGVVLQWQTGRPASRELPFVCLDITARAERVPTGDVRIHPNGVTGVIAVVVAVVDAYTSLDRYLGAFDIHEGSRFDLTEMGVRVGIADLASWQLVLISNTASAPTGLAASVHRRAARRGVGPCALVLRSPGTQEARTIKPADACGVPLRLCAGREPPNSYLDSLLQA
- a CDS encoding carboxymuconolactone decarboxylase family protein, with amino-acid sequence MSRMHLHSVQTAPSEIRPFIERSVANNGFLPNLVATLANSPSAISAYFTLGDINASGSLSLAEREVVQIVAATVHGCGFCVAGHTAVALKKAQLSDDIVQAARDGQTIQDQRLNAVAKLTQEVIASRGAVSDSALAAFKQAGFNDQNALDVVLGVSLATLCNFANNLAGNDLNPQMHAYRWEPRKL
- a CDS encoding DinB family protein — translated: MINTQTARMFARYKSWADGLLYGSVARLPVAEVSKTRQTLFKSIIGTLNHNYLVDLIWKANLLREPHGFTRRDVILQSELDSLRRAQQLENEWFEGWAMEQTESSLAEVIPFRYVSGQEFAMSRGAMLMHVVNHASYHRGWICQMFFEIPAKPPVTDIPVFLESCPDLDRPSNRSGNQANA